The following are encoded in a window of Panicum virgatum strain AP13 chromosome 5N, P.virgatum_v5, whole genome shotgun sequence genomic DNA:
- the LOC120675955 gene encoding UDP-glycosyltransferase 73C5-like produces MAGLHFLLVPLVAQGHIIPMVDLARLLAGRGARATVVTTPVNAARNRAVVESARRARLDVELAEIAFPGPGLGLPEGMENVDMVVEKEHFMAFFQSLWKMDAPLEEYVRSLPRRPDCLVADSCNPWAAGVCARHGIPRLVLHCPSAYYLLATRNLAKHGVYDRVADDLETFEVPDFPVRAVGSKATFRGFFQWPGLESLQRDVDDAEATADGLVINTFRDIEGVFVDRYAAALGRKTWAIGPTCATGFDADAKAGRGNRADVDAGRIVSWLDARPPSSVLYISFGSIARLPAKQLIELARGLEASGRPFVWAVKEAKSDADVRAWLAEGFEERVRDRGLLVRGWAPQVTILSHPAVGGFLTHCGWNATLEAIAHGVPVLTWPNFVDQFSSERLLVDVLDVGVRSGVTVPAMNLSPEAEGVQVRSADVERAVAELMDEGPEGAARRARVKEIAAKARAAVEDGGSSHADLTDMIRHVAELSEKRSHEGDASAGAALPAAPELGSKSSEKVEAGTAMSVQS; encoded by the coding sequence ATGGCGGGGCTCCACTTCCTGCTCGTGCCGCTGGTGGCGCAGGGCCACATCATCCCGATGGTGGACCTggcgcgcctcctcgccggccgcggcgcgcgcgccaccGTGGTCACGACGCCCGTCAACGCCGCGCGCAACCGGGCCGTCGTCGAGAGCGCCAGGCGAGCGAGGCTCGACGTCGAGCTCGCCGAGATCGCTTTCCCGGGGCCCGGGCTCGGCCTGCCGGAGGGAATGGAGAACGTCGACATGGTGGTGGAGAAGGAGCACTTCATGGCCTTCTTCCAGTCCCTCTGGAAGATGGACGCGCCGCTGGAGGAGTACGTGCGGTCGCTGCCCAGGCGCCCGGACTGCCTCGTCGCCGACTCGTGCAACCCGTGGGCGGCGGGGGTGTGCGCCCGTCACGGCATCCCGCGCCTGGTGCTGCACTGCCCGTCGGCCTACTACCTCCTCGCCACGCGCAACCTGGCCAAGCACGGCGTCTACGACCGCGTCGCCGACGATCTGGAGACGTTCGAGGTGCCGGACTTCCCGGTGCGAGCCGTCGGTAGCAAGGCCACGTTCCGGGGTTTCTTCCAGTGGCCCGGTTTGGAGAGCTTGCAGCGTGATGTGGACGACGCTGAGGCCACCGCCGACGGCCTGGTCATCAACACGTTCCGCGACATCGAGGGCGTCTTCGTCGACCGctacgcggcggcgctcggccggaaGACGTGGGCCATCGGGCCGACGTGCGCCACCGGCTTCGACGCGGACGCCAAGGCCGGCCGCGGCAACCGCGCGGACGTCGACGCCGGGCGCATCGTCTCGTGGCTCGACGCCCGGCCGCCGTCGTCCGTGCTGTACATCAGCTTCGGCAGCATCGCGCGCCTGCCGGCGAAGCAGCTCATCGAGCTCGCCCGCGGCCTCGAGGCGTCGGGGCGGCCGTTCGTCTGGGCCGTCAAGGAGGCCAAGTCCGACGCCGACGTGCGGGCGTGGCTCGCCGAGGGGTTCGAGGAGCGCGTCAGGGACAGGGGCCTCCTCGtccggggctgggcgccgcaggTGACCATCCTCTCGCACCCGGCGGTGGGCGGCTTCCTGACGCACTGCGGGTGGAACGCGACGCTGGAAGCCATCGCCCACGGCGTGCCGGTGCTGACGTGGCCCAACTTCGTCGACCAGTTCTCCAGCGAGCGGCTGCTCGTGGACGTCCTCGACGTCGGCGTCAGGTCCGGCGTCACGGTGCCCGCGATGAACCTGTCCCCGGAGGCCGAGGGGGTGCAGGTGCGGAGCGCCGACGTGGAGAGGGCGGTGGCCGAGCTGATGGACGAGGGCCCCgagggggcggcgaggcgggcgagGGTCAAGGAGATCGCGGCGAAGGCGAGGGCAGCCGTGGAGGACGGCGGGTCGTCGCACGCCGACCTGACCGACATGATCCGCCACGTCGCGGAGCTCAGTGAGAAGAGGAGTCACGAGGGGGACGCGAGCGCGGGGGCCGCCCTGCCCGCTGCGCCGGAGCTTGGGAGCAAGAGCAGCGAGAAGGTTGAAGCCGGCACTGCCATGTCAGTACAGTCCTAG
- the LOC120672984 gene encoding UDP-glycosyltransferase 73C6-like: MVSAGQALTDNQEASERKHFVLVPLMAQGHTIPMTDMARLLAEHGAQVSFITTPVNATRMAGFINHAQATGLTIQFVKLNFPAVEFGLPNGCENADMIQSRDLYKNFMEACAALREPLTAYLRQQHPSPSCIISDMSHWWTADIAREFGIPRLTFNGFCTFASLVRYIIARDNLLEHVEDENELINFPGFPTPLQLTKEKCPGSLSVYGLEQIRKNIYEEEMRSSGVVINSFQELETLYIESFEHITGKKVWTVGPMCLCNQDINAMAARGNKASMDEAQCLRWLDSMKPGSVTFVSFGSLACTAPRQLVELGLGLEASKKPFVWVIKAGDKFPQVEEWLAEGFEERVKDRGLIIRGWAPQVLILWHKAIGGFMTHCGWNSTIEGICAGIPMITWPHFAEQFVNERLVVDVLKTGVEIGVKAVTQWGQEQTEVTVTRDAVEKAVSKLMDGGEAAEEMRTRAKEFGVKARKALEEGGSSYNNINILIQEMGNQANASG, from the exons ATGGTCTCTGCCGGCCAAGCACTCACCGATAACCAGGAAGCCTCAGAAAGGAAGCACTTCGTGCTGGTTCCACTGATGGCACAGGGCCACACTATCCCCATGACTGACATGGCACGCCTGCTAGCTGAGCATGGTGCCCAGGTTAGCTTCATCACCACACCGGTGAACGCCACCAGGATGGCAGGGTTCATCAACCACGCACAGGCAACGGGCCTCACAATCCAGTTCGTCAAACTCAACTTCCCCGCAGTTGAGTTTGGCCTGCCTAACGGTTGCGAGAATGCCGACATGATCCAGTCAAGAGATCTGTACAAGAATTTCATGGAGGCCTGCGCAGCACTTCGGGAGCCACTTACAGCATACCTCCGTCAGCAACACCCATCTCCAAGCTGCATCATATCCGATATGTCACACTGGTGGACTGCTGACATTGCAAGGGAGTTTGGTATCCCAAGGCTCACGTTTAATGGCTTCTGCACCTTCGCGTCCCTTGTCAG GTACATCATTGCCCGCGACAACTTATTGGAACACGTTGAAGATGAGAACGAGCTCATTAACTTCCCAGGATTCCCTACGCCACTTCAGTTGACAAAGGAAAAATGCCCTGGAAGCCTATCTGTTTATGGTCTTGAGCAAATCCGTAAAAATATTTATGAGGAGGAGATGAGATCCAGTGGTGTTGTCATAAACAGCTTCCAAGAGCTGGAGACTTTGTACATCGAGTCCTTTGAGCACATTACAGGGAAGAAGGTCTGGACGGTGGGGCCAATGTGTTTGTGCAACCAGGACATAAATGCAATGGCTGCAAGGGGTAACAAGGCCTCAATGGATGAGGCACAGTGCTTGCGATGGCTTGATTCGATGAAGCCAGGTTCAGTGACCTTTGTTAGCTTCGGCAGCCTTGCCTGTACCGCACCCCGGCAGCTTGTTGAGCTAGGACTAGGACTGGAAGCTTCCAAGAAGCCATTTGTCTGGGTGATTAAAGCAGGAGATAAGTTTCCACAAGTTGAGGAATGGCTTGCAGAGGGTTTCGAAGAACGAGTGAAGGACAGAGGCTTGATCATaaggggctgggcgccacaggtATTGATCCTGTGGCACAAGGCCATCGGAGGTTTCATGACACACTGTGGGTGGAACTCAACAATAGAGGGCATCTGCGCAGGCATACCCATGATCACATGGCCACACTTTGCAGAACAGTTTGTGAATGAGAGGTTGGTGGTGGATGTGCTGAAAACTGGGGTGGAGATTGGAGTGAAAGCAGTGACACAATGGGGGCAAGAACAAACGGAGGTTACAGTGACAAGGGATGCTGTGGAGAAAGCAGTTTCCAAGTTGATGGATGGTGGGGAGGCTGCAGAGGAGATGAGGACGAGAGCGAAGGAATTTGGTGTTAAAGCAAGGAAGGCTTTGGAAGAGGGTGGATCTTCGTATAacaatataaatatattgattCAAGAAATGGGAAACCAGGCAAATGCATCTGGCTGA
- the LOC120675979 gene encoding uncharacterized protein LOC120675979 isoform X1: MPDLVWEHGQKIRGGFKCKYCREEKSGGGATRFKEHLAHRGKDVKDCPSVPAEVKAFFSEQLDRNKARAKARAREKLLRDQSARRPHIDLEKEEGQGLDEDAELQAALHQSRQEYEFMQQAGPRYDRGGGSGGGVGGSGGPLPSMFRRSQSQVPERVRDYHLGLSSGPRQQRIDTGPWTVKGRTSRELLGRAWAKACHAVGIPGRKVDDPYFKAAIVETQKQGVGIKIPSGREIDGKYLDENVKEIEKEIEKWKNEWDECGVTIMCDSWTGPMRNSVINFLVYSGGTMYFLKSINASDKIQDHQYLLKEIRAVVMKVEPHNVIQLVTDNGSNYKKACKIICHEFPTIAWQPCLAHTINLMLKDIGKWPEHDACIRSAQRICSWLYNSNSLHSMMREAIGGELVKWNVTRFGTNYMFLESMYRKKDQFMTWLVSPEFRRSRHFKSETGRYIYECITSLQWWANMEYVINDVEPLYMFLRFADTDKTPNLSEVTMEYQNMRQTYASKFSNDYPRFEKIMAVIDARMNTVMSGTYMATACALNPYVQYSLGTSQTVMAVMRNGLEKMLNTNSAAIALQEFEIFRTKQGEFSSDIARRMAIDRKTSPAAWWATFGGDTPVLQRVARRLLSQCAASSGCERNWSTFAYIHTKLRNRLSHQKLDKLVFVNYNLRLRLQRATRGADPYDYDPVSSFMDLSLYRQSSAIQNWMKLSRSNGDPAFDEDSDFTDTPLPSQMFTDIGSSHGHDEDVETWAEETIGDTHLGKRKTKIGPEMRKGKKPRTEEELGSDDTTPEPSGGEDIGDDDDDDDDDDDDDDDGDDDGDGDDDGDDDDDGDGESGGYRISPTIRFTGEEDFTHATQDTDHGAPTSQRQTTSTSRHGRQAPLAYDEDSSNSASSGQYYNPYSTSPPAGGFLWPPPGVVNPPLPQAVAALPYLDYHGYLPYGAPQLQHHPPTYVYLPPTDEPYEGPPGERFED, encoded by the exons ATGCCAGACCTAGTGTGGGAGCATGGCCAAAAGATCAGGGGTGGTTTCAAATGCAAGTATTGCAGGGAGGAGAAGAGTGGGGGAGGAGCAACAAGGTTCAAAGAGCATTTGGCACATAGGGGGAAAGATGTGAAGGACTGCCCTTCGGTTCCAGCCGAAGTTAAGGCCTTCTTTAGTGAGCAGTTGGACAGGAACAAGGCTAGAGCTAAAGCAAGGGCCCGAGAAAAGCTCCTGAGGGACCAATCTGCAAGGAGGCCGCACATTGATCTAGAGAAAGAGGAAGGCCAGGGGCTCGACGAGGATGCAGAACTACAAGCGGCCTTACACCAGTCCCGCCAAGAGTATGAATTTATGCAGCAAGCTGGGCCACGATATGATAGGGGTGGCGGATCGGGTGGTGGTGTTGGAGGCAGTGGTGGACCGCTGCCTTCGATGTTCAGAAGGAGCCAGTCACAAGTCCCCGAGAGGGTTAGGGACTACCATCTAGGGTTGAGCAGTGGTCCACGGCAGCAAAGGATTGATACCGGCCCATGGACTGTCAAGGGGAGGACATCAAGAGAGCTTCTAGGGAGGGCATGGGCGAAGGCGTGCCATGCTGTCGGTATTCCCGGCCGGAAAGTCGATGACCCATACTTTAAAGCTGCGATCGTGGAGACCCAGAAACAAG GTGTTGGAATCAAAATACCATCAGGGAGGGAGATagatggaaaatatttggatgAGAATGTGAAGGAGATAGAGAAAGAGATAGAGAAGTGGAAGAACGAGTGGGATGAATGTGGAGTCACGATCATGTGTGATTCGTGGACGGGGCCTATGCGTAACTCGGTCATTAATTTCTTGGTGTATAGCGGTGGCACCATGTATTTCTTGAAGTCCATCAATGCGTCCGACAAAATACAGGACCATCAATACTTGTTGAAG GAGATACGAGCAGTGGTCATGAAAGTGGAGCCTCACAATGTGATTCAGCTTGTCACGGATAATGGTTCGAACTACAAAAAAGCCTGCAAAATTATATGTCATGAGTTCCCTACcattgcatggcagccttgcctTGCCCATACCATCAACCTTATGCTGAAGGACATAGGGAAGTGGCCGGAGCATGATGCTTGTATTCGAAGCGCGCAACGAATTTGCAGCTGGCTCTACAACTCCAACAGTTTACACAGCATGATGAGGGAAGCCATCGGAGGagagttggtcaagtggaatgtaACAAGATTTGGgaccaactacatgttccttGAAAGCATGTATAGGAAGAAGGACCAGTTCATGACATGGTTAGTGTCACCTGAGTTCCGACGGTCCCGCCACTTCAAAAGTGAAACTGGAAGGTACATTTACGAATGCATCACAAGTCTTCAATGGTGGGCGAATATGGAGTATGTGATCAATGATGTTGAGCCTCTGTACATGTTTTTGAGATTTGCTGACACAGACAAGACACCTAATTTGAGTGAGGTGACAATGGAGTATCAAAACATGAGGCAAACATATGCCAGCAAGTTCAGCAATGACTACCCCCGGTTTGAAAAGATCATGGCTGTGATAGATGCAAGGATGAACACAGTGATGTCAGGCACATATATGGCCACTGCTTGTGCTCTTAACCCTTACGTGCAGTACAGTTTGGGCACATCACAGACAGTCATGGCAGTAATGCGCAACGGTCTGGAGAAAATGTTGAATACTAATTCAGCAGCAATTGCATTGCAGGAATTTGAAATATTCAGGACGAAGCAAGGTGAGTTCTCTAGTGACATTGCTAGGCGAATGGCCATTGACCGGAAAACTTCACCAGCTGCTTGGTGGGCAACATTTGGGGGAGATACACCAGTGTTGCAAAGGGTCGCTCGACGCTTGTTGTCGCAGTGTGCAGCCTCTAGTGGATGTGAAAGGAACTGGAGCACCTTTGCTTACATCCACACCAAACTGCGCAATAGGTTGAGCCACCAGAAATTGGATAAATTGGTCTTTGTGAACTACAACCTCCGCTTGCGTCTGCAACGTGCTACTAGAGGGGCCGATCCATATGACTATGATCCAGTTAGCAGTTTCATGGATCTTTCTTTGTACCGGCAGTCATCAGCAATTCAAAATTGGATGAAGCTTTCAAGGTCCAATGGAGACCCAGCATTTGATGAAGACTCAGACTTCACTGACACTCCATTGCCGAGCCAGATGTTCACTGACATAGGCTCTTCTCATGGTCACGATGAAGATGTGGAGACATGGGCCGAAGAAACAATTGGGGACACACATCTGGGAAAAAGGAAGACTAAGATTGGTCCCGAAATGAGAAAAGGGAAGAAACCACGCACTGAGGAGGAGTTAGGTAGTGACGATACCACACCTGAGCCTAGTGGTGGTGAGGAcattggtgatgatgatgatgatgatgatgatgatgatgatgatgatgatgatggtgatgatgatggtgatggtgatgatgatggtgatgatgatgatgatggtgatggcgaAAGTGGTGGTTATCGTATATCTCCTACTATAAGGTTCACTGGGGAGGAGGACTTCACCCATGCAACACAAGATACAGATCATGGAGCACCTACTTCACAACGACAAACAACATCGACAAGTCGACATGGTCGACAGGCCCCACTTGCATATGATGAAGATAGCTCCAACTCTGCCTCCAGTGGTCAGTACTACAACCCTTACAGTACTTCTCCCCCTGCAGGGGGCTTTCTGTGGCCACCACCAGGGGTGGTGAACCCGCCACTTCCGCAGGCAGTTGCAGCATTGCCTTATTTGGATTATCACGGCTACCTACCATATGGAGCTCCACAGTTGCAACATCACCCACCTACGTACGTGTATTTGCCACCAACAGACGAGCCGTATGAGGGACCACCGGGAGAGAGATTTGAGGACTGA
- the LOC120675979 gene encoding uncharacterized protein LOC120675979 isoform X2 gives MPDLVWEHGQKIRGGFKCKYCREEKSGGGATRFKEHLAHRGKDVKDCPSVPAEVKAFFSEQLDRNKARAKARAREKLLRDQSARRPHIDLEKEEGQGLDEDAELQAALHQSRQEYEFMQQAGPRYDRGGGSGGGVGGSGGPLPSMFRRSQSQVPERVRDYHLGLSSGPRQQRIDTGPWTVKGRTSRELLGRAWAKACHAVGIPGRKVDDPYFKAAIVETQKQGVGIKIPSGREIDGKYLDENVKEIEKEIEKWKNEWDECGVTIMCDSWTGPMRNSVINFLVYSGGTMYFLKSINASDKIQDHQYLLKEIRAVVMKVEPHNVIQLVTDNGSNYKKACKIICHEFPTIAWQPCLAHTINLMLKDIGKWPEHDACIRSAQRICSWLYNSNSLHSMMREAIGGELVKWNVTRFGTNYMFLESMYRKKDQFMTWLVSPEFRRSRHFKSETGRYIYECITSLQWWANMEYVINDVEPLYMFLRFADTDKTPNLSEVTMEYQNMRQTYASKFSNDYPRFEKIMAVMRNGLEKMLNTNSAAIALQEFEIFRTKQGEFSSDIARRMAIDRKTSPAAWWATFGGDTPVLQRVARRLLSQCAASSGCERNWSTFAYIHTKLRNRLSHQKLDKLVFVNYNLRLRLQRATRGADPYDYDPVSSFMDLSLYRQSSAIQNWMKLSRSNGDPAFDEDSDFTDTPLPSQMFTDIGSSHGHDEDVETWAEETIGDTHLGKRKTKIGPEMRKGKKPRTEEELGSDDTTPEPSGGEDIGDDDDDDDDDDDDDDDGDDDGDGDDDGDDDDDGDGESGGYRISPTIRFTGEEDFTHATQDTDHGAPTSQRQTTSTSRHGRQAPLAYDEDSSNSASSGQYYNPYSTSPPAGGFLWPPPGVVNPPLPQAVAALPYLDYHGYLPYGAPQLQHHPPTYVYLPPTDEPYEGPPGERFED, from the exons ATGCCAGACCTAGTGTGGGAGCATGGCCAAAAGATCAGGGGTGGTTTCAAATGCAAGTATTGCAGGGAGGAGAAGAGTGGGGGAGGAGCAACAAGGTTCAAAGAGCATTTGGCACATAGGGGGAAAGATGTGAAGGACTGCCCTTCGGTTCCAGCCGAAGTTAAGGCCTTCTTTAGTGAGCAGTTGGACAGGAACAAGGCTAGAGCTAAAGCAAGGGCCCGAGAAAAGCTCCTGAGGGACCAATCTGCAAGGAGGCCGCACATTGATCTAGAGAAAGAGGAAGGCCAGGGGCTCGACGAGGATGCAGAACTACAAGCGGCCTTACACCAGTCCCGCCAAGAGTATGAATTTATGCAGCAAGCTGGGCCACGATATGATAGGGGTGGCGGATCGGGTGGTGGTGTTGGAGGCAGTGGTGGACCGCTGCCTTCGATGTTCAGAAGGAGCCAGTCACAAGTCCCCGAGAGGGTTAGGGACTACCATCTAGGGTTGAGCAGTGGTCCACGGCAGCAAAGGATTGATACCGGCCCATGGACTGTCAAGGGGAGGACATCAAGAGAGCTTCTAGGGAGGGCATGGGCGAAGGCGTGCCATGCTGTCGGTATTCCCGGCCGGAAAGTCGATGACCCATACTTTAAAGCTGCGATCGTGGAGACCCAGAAACAAG GTGTTGGAATCAAAATACCATCAGGGAGGGAGATagatggaaaatatttggatgAGAATGTGAAGGAGATAGAGAAAGAGATAGAGAAGTGGAAGAACGAGTGGGATGAATGTGGAGTCACGATCATGTGTGATTCGTGGACGGGGCCTATGCGTAACTCGGTCATTAATTTCTTGGTGTATAGCGGTGGCACCATGTATTTCTTGAAGTCCATCAATGCGTCCGACAAAATACAGGACCATCAATACTTGTTGAAG GAGATACGAGCAGTGGTCATGAAAGTGGAGCCTCACAATGTGATTCAGCTTGTCACGGATAATGGTTCGAACTACAAAAAAGCCTGCAAAATTATATGTCATGAGTTCCCTACcattgcatggcagccttgcctTGCCCATACCATCAACCTTATGCTGAAGGACATAGGGAAGTGGCCGGAGCATGATGCTTGTATTCGAAGCGCGCAACGAATTTGCAGCTGGCTCTACAACTCCAACAGTTTACACAGCATGATGAGGGAAGCCATCGGAGGagagttggtcaagtggaatgtaACAAGATTTGGgaccaactacatgttccttGAAAGCATGTATAGGAAGAAGGACCAGTTCATGACATGGTTAGTGTCACCTGAGTTCCGACGGTCCCGCCACTTCAAAAGTGAAACTGGAAGGTACATTTACGAATGCATCACAAGTCTTCAATGGTGGGCGAATATGGAGTATGTGATCAATGATGTTGAGCCTCTGTACATGTTTTTGAGATTTGCTGACACAGACAAGACACCTAATTTGAGTGAGGTGACAATGGAGTATCAAAACATGAGGCAAACATATGCCAGCAAGTTCAGCAATGACTACCCCCGGTTTGAAAAGA TCATGGCAGTAATGCGCAACGGTCTGGAGAAAATGTTGAATACTAATTCAGCAGCAATTGCATTGCAGGAATTTGAAATATTCAGGACGAAGCAAGGTGAGTTCTCTAGTGACATTGCTAGGCGAATGGCCATTGACCGGAAAACTTCACCAGCTGCTTGGTGGGCAACATTTGGGGGAGATACACCAGTGTTGCAAAGGGTCGCTCGACGCTTGTTGTCGCAGTGTGCAGCCTCTAGTGGATGTGAAAGGAACTGGAGCACCTTTGCTTACATCCACACCAAACTGCGCAATAGGTTGAGCCACCAGAAATTGGATAAATTGGTCTTTGTGAACTACAACCTCCGCTTGCGTCTGCAACGTGCTACTAGAGGGGCCGATCCATATGACTATGATCCAGTTAGCAGTTTCATGGATCTTTCTTTGTACCGGCAGTCATCAGCAATTCAAAATTGGATGAAGCTTTCAAGGTCCAATGGAGACCCAGCATTTGATGAAGACTCAGACTTCACTGACACTCCATTGCCGAGCCAGATGTTCACTGACATAGGCTCTTCTCATGGTCACGATGAAGATGTGGAGACATGGGCCGAAGAAACAATTGGGGACACACATCTGGGAAAAAGGAAGACTAAGATTGGTCCCGAAATGAGAAAAGGGAAGAAACCACGCACTGAGGAGGAGTTAGGTAGTGACGATACCACACCTGAGCCTAGTGGTGGTGAGGAcattggtgatgatgatgatgatgatgatgatgatgatgatgatgatgatgatggtgatgatgatggtgatggtgatgatgatggtgatgatgatgatgatggtgatggcgaAAGTGGTGGTTATCGTATATCTCCTACTATAAGGTTCACTGGGGAGGAGGACTTCACCCATGCAACACAAGATACAGATCATGGAGCACCTACTTCACAACGACAAACAACATCGACAAGTCGACATGGTCGACAGGCCCCACTTGCATATGATGAAGATAGCTCCAACTCTGCCTCCAGTGGTCAGTACTACAACCCTTACAGTACTTCTCCCCCTGCAGGGGGCTTTCTGTGGCCACCACCAGGGGTGGTGAACCCGCCACTTCCGCAGGCAGTTGCAGCATTGCCTTATTTGGATTATCACGGCTACCTACCATATGGAGCTCCACAGTTGCAACATCACCCACCTACGTACGTGTATTTGCCACCAACAGACGAGCCGTATGAGGGACCACCGGGAGAGAGATTTGAGGACTGA
- the LOC120674312 gene encoding boron transporter 4-like, which produces MDLLRSPFRGVIADVKGRAAWYRHDWVAGLRSGFRILAPTMYIFFASALPVIAFGEQLSTATNGRLTTVETLASTAICGIIHSIVGGQPLLIVGIAEPTIIMYTYLYNFAKKQQGLGEQLYLAWTGWVCIWTAIMLFLLAMFNASNVISRFTRVAGELFGMLITVLFLQEAIKGIISEFNVPEDADSSSPIHQFPWLYVNGLLGVIFSIGLLYTALRTRRARSWLYGVGCLRSFIADYGVPLMVIVWTALSYTLPSKVLSGVPRRLLSPLPWESSSLGHWTIVEDMISVPPAYIFAAIVPALMVAGLYFFDHSVASQLAQQKEYNLKKPSAYHYDIFVLGIMVLLCGLIGIPPSNGVLPQSPMHTRSLAVLKRQLLSKKMVDTAKKSIGKSATSLEIYGKMQEVFIEMDSEQNADSVDKELKNFKDAVLQEGDEEGKLAREFDPRKHIEAHLPIRVNEQRLSNLLQSILIGGCVGAMPVIRMVPTSVLWGYFAYMAIDSLPGNQFWERIQLLFIAESRRYKVLEGPHASFVESVPPKTIAIFTIFQLVYLLICFGITWIPIAGILFPMPFFLMILIRQYLLPKFFDPILLRELDAAEYEELDGVPHEHTLEDEVSEVGSCISRPDAEILDELTTNRGELKHRTSSLREERPVQVPSNAVQPSL; this is translated from the exons ATGGATCTGCTAAGAAGTCCCTTCAGGGGAGTCATTGCTGATGTCAAAGGAAGGGCAGCCTGGTACAGACATGATTGGGTTGCAGGACTCCGTTCTGGCTTCAG GATATTGGCACCTACCATGTATATCTTCTTTGCCTCTGCACTTCCTGTGATTGCCTTTGGAGAGCAACTGAGCACGGCAACAA ATGGTAGACTCACAACAGTCGAAACATTGGCATCTACGGCGATATGTGGCATCATACATTCAATTGTTGGAGGGCAGCCTTTGTTGATTGTTGGAATTGCCGAACCAACTATTATCATGTACACTTATCTCTACAACTTTGCCAAGAAGCAGCAAGGCCTGGGAGAGCAACTATATTTGGCGTGGACCGGATG GGTCTGCATCTGGACTGCCATCATGTTGTTTCTTTTGGCAATGTTCAATGCTTCCAATGTTATTAGCAGATTTACAAGGGTTGCAGGAGAACTTTTTGGGATGTTAATCACTGTTTTGTTCTTGCAAGAAGCAATCAAG GGGATCATAAGTGAATTTAATGTTCCTGAAGATGCAGACAGCAGCTCACCAATACACCAATTCCCGTGGCTGTATGTCAATGGCCTACTTGGTGTCATATTTTCCATTGGCTTGCTGTACACTGCATTGAGGACCAGGCGAGCAAGGTCATGGTTGTATGGAGTAG GATGTCTTAGAAGCTTCATAGCTGATTATGGTGTCCCACTTATGGTAATTGTGTGGACAGCATTGTCATATACCCTGCCAAGCAAGGTGCTGTCAGGAGTCCCCAGGAGGCTGTTGTCTCCACTTCCCTGGGAGTCAAGTTCACTGGGACATTGGACCATAGTGGAG GATATGATTTCTGTCCCTCCGGCGTATATATTTGCAGCCATTGTGCCTGCTCTGATGGTTGCAGGACTTTACTTCTTTGATCACAGCGTAGCTTCACAGTTGGCGCAGCAAAAGGAGTATAATTTGAAGAAGCCTTCTGCCTACCATTATGACATTTTTGTCCTTGGAATCATG GTCCTGCTCTGCGGTTTGATTGGCATCCCTCCATCTAATGGAGTCCTACCTCAGTCTCCCATGCACACAAGAAGTCTTGCTGTCCTTAAGAGGCAG TTGCTAAGCAAAAAGATGGTTGATACTGCCAAGAAGAGCATAGGGAAAAGTGCAACCAGTTTGGAAATATATGGCAAGATGCAAGAAGTTTTCATCGAAATGGACAGCGAACAGAAT GCTGATTCTGTTGATAAGGAATTGAAGAACTTTAAGGATGCTGTTCTGCAAGAAGGTGATGAGGAAGGAAAATTGGCTAGAGAATTTGACCCTCGGAAACATATAGAAGCCCACTTGCCTATTCGAGTGAATGAACAGAGACTGAGTAATCTGCTGCAATCCATATTGATTGGTGGTTGTGTTGGAGCTATGCCAGTCATCAGGATGGTACCAACATCGGTTCTCTGGGGTTACTTTGCTTACATGGCCATTGACAGTCTACCAGGGAATCAGTTCTGGGAGAGGATCCAACTTTTGTTCATCGCGGAAAGCCGACGCTACAA GGTTCTTGAAGGTCCTCATGCGTCTTTTGTGGAATCTGTGCCTCCTAAAACAATAGCCATCTTCACGATCTTTCAATTGGTTTACCTCCTGATATGCTTCGGCATAACATGGATACCGATAGCGGGTATCCTGTTCCCAATGCCTTTCTTCCTTATGATACTCATCAGGCAGTATCTCCTCCCAAAGTTTTTTGACCCAATCTTATTGAGGGAATTGGACGCAGCAGAGTATGAAGAACTTGACGGCGTCCCCCACGAACACACACTG GAGGATGAAGTATCTGAGGTAGGAAGCTGCATTAGCCGTCCGGATGCTGAGATATTGGATGAACTCACAACTAATCGTGGAGAGCTAAAGCACAGAACTTCAAGCCTACGTGAAGAAAGACCGGTTCAG GTTCCTTCAAATGCCGTTCAGCCGAGCCTGTGA